The sequence below is a genomic window from Actinokineospora baliensis.
GGTGCAGCTCGGCCAGCCCGGCCGCCCTGGTCCGCACGTCCTCGGTCAGCAGCAACTCCCGGCACGGCGGGGCGGTGACCTCGGCGACCTCCCCCGGCAGCGACCGCTGGTCGGCCACCGCGAACGGGCGGATCTCACTGACCTCGTCGCCCCAGAACTCCACCCGGACCGGGTGCTCCGCGGTCGGCGGGAACAGGTCGAGGATGCCGCCGCGCACGGCGAACTCGCCGCGCTTCTCCACCATGTCCACCCTGGCGTAGGCCAGGTCGGCGAGCCGAGCCACCACCGCGTCGAAGTCCTGCTCCACCCCGGTCCGCAGGTGCACCGGGGCGAGCTCGCCCAGGCCGGGGGCCATCGGCTGGATCAGGCTGCGGACCGTGGCCACGACCACCTTCAGGGCCCCGGCCGGGTGCTCCTCCGGGTGAGCCAGCCTGCGCAGGATCGCCAACCGGGCACCGACCGTGTCCGCCCGGGGGGAGAGGCGCTCATGCGGGAGCGTCTCCCAACTGGGGAAATCCGCCACGGCATCGCGCCCGAGCAGGTCGCGGAGCACAGCGACGAGGTCGTCGGACTCGCGACCGGTGGCCGTGATCGCCAGCACCGGGGTTTTGGCGGCCAGCGCGGCCACGACCAGCGGCCGGGCGGCAACCGGCCCGGAGAGCGTCTTGGTGGGAGAACCCGCCGCGTCGGTGATGGCGACGGCGGCGGGATCGGCGAGCAGGGTGGTCAGCAGGCCGTGCAGCTTCGACACGAGCGGGGTGTCCTTCATGCGGGGTGAGGTCCGCCGTCCAGCCTACGGGTCGAGACCGACAGCCGTCGCGTCGCGATCCGGACCGTGGTGGTGGGGTGGGCTCGGGACCCGGGTCTGTGGTGGTGGGGTGGGGTGGATGGGGCTGGGTCGGCTCGCCTGCGGCATTGCGCTGGATCGTGGTGGGGCGGTGGGCTCGGTGGGGCTCGCGCCCCGGACCCGTGGTGGTGCGGTGGGCTCGGTGGGGCGGGTTCGGCTCGCCTGCGGCATCGCGACCTGGATCCGTCGTGGTCGGGTGTGCTCGATGGGGCGAACTTGGTTTGCGCGGGGCCCCTGCGCTACCCGTGGCAGGACCGCAAAGCTGGGGCCGAAAAGCATGGCCCTGCAGCGCACAACGCTACGGATACCGCCACCCCACGCAAACCAAGTCCGCCCCATCGAGCAATTTGGGTGGGCGGCTTCCGGGGAGCGGTGATCGGGCTGGCGGGGTTGGCCCGGTGGGCTGGGTTGGCGGGGCCGGTTCGTGGTGACTGGGTTGAGTGGGCGGCTTCCGGGAGCGGTGGTCGGCTTGGGTGGGCTGGCTCGGGGGGTTGTTCTGGCACCACCGCTCCCGGAAGCAGCCCACCCAACCCAGCCCCCCGACCCAGCCCCGCCAGCCCAACCACCCGACTCCGACAGCATCACCGACCACTGGACACTCGGAGTCGCTGCTGCCAACCCAACCCACCGAGCCAACCCCGCCAGCCCAACCACTGGACACTCGGAGCTTCGGTGCCATCCCAGCCGCCCTACCCCGACGCCAGAAGCAACCACTGGACACTCGGAAGTCGCTGGTGCCAACTGCTCGATGGGGTGGACCTGTTTTGTGTGGGGTGGCGGCAGTCGTAGCGTTCCTGCGCGGACAGGGCCATGCTTTTCGGCCCCTGCTTTGCGGTCCTGCCACGGCTGTCGTAGGGGCCCCACGCAAAACAGGTCCACCACATCGAGCCTGCAGTTAAATCGCGGATCCCCGCCAAGGTCGCCGCCAGGCGACGAGGCGATCCATCAGACGGCCTCGCGCTACCGTGCGGCATGCTGCTGAGCAGATGGGCCAGCCTGGGACTAGACGAGGCCCTAGGGCAGGCCCTAGTAGCCAGGTGGTCGGAGCCGCACCGGAGGTACCACGACCTCGCGCACCTCGAAGCCGTCCTGTCCGGTGTGGATCTTCTAGCCGAGCACGCCACCGATCCCAACCTGGTCCGACTGGCCGCCTGGTACCACGATGCCGTCTACCAGGGCGCTCCCGACGACGAGGAGCAGAGCGCGCTCCTGGCCGAGGCGGAGCTGCCCGGGGTTGGCCTCGGTGCCAGGGAGGTGGCCGAGGTCGCCCGGTTGGTCCGCCTCACGGCCGGGCACCGAACAGCGTCGGGGGATCGGAACGGGGAGGTCTTGTGCGACGCCGATCTAGCGATTCTGGGGTCGGCGAGGTACTGGGCGTATGTCGACGCGGTGCGGGAGGAGTATCGGCATGTGCCGGACGACGCCTTCCGGGTTGGTCGGGCTGCTGTGTTGCGGAACCTGCTCGCATTGCCCAGCCTCTACAGGACCCCCTTGGCGCAAGAGCGCTGGGAAGTCTTGGCGCGTAAGAACTTGGTTGCTGAACTAGAAGCGCGGGTGACGCTTCTCTAGGAAGGCTGAGACGCCTTCTGCGTAGTCGGGGCTGTTTACTGAGGCGGAGTACATGAAGTGGACTTCTTCGTCCTCTTCGTAGCGGCCGTCGACGATGCGGCCGACGATGTCCTTGGCGCCACGGATGGTGACCTGGGAGCGGGAGGCCATGGTTGTGGCCAGTTCCACGGCCCTCTTGACCGGTTCCGCGTGCACCTCGTTGACCAGGCCGATCCGCAGGGCGGTGTCGGCGTCGATGATGTCGCCGGTGAAGAGGATCTGCTTGGCCCAGGCGGGCCCGACCGCGTCCACCAGCTGTTTGGTCGACGGCAGGTTGAACACGATGCCGAGCTTGGACGGGGTCACCCCGAAGCGGGCGTCCGTTGCCGCGATCCGCAGGTCGCAGGCGAGGGCTAGTTCGCAGCCGCCGCCGATGCAGAAGCCGGTGATGGCGGCGATGGTGGGCTTGGCCAGGCCGGTCAGCGCCTTGGTGGCTGCCTCGATGGCGTCGGCGTAGCGGCGGGCGCCCGCCGGGTCGCGGCGCAGGGTGGAGAACTCGCTGATGTCCGCGCCTGCCGAGAAGGTGCCCTCGGTGCCCTTGATGACCAGGACCCTGGCCTCGTCGTCGGCGCG
It includes:
- a CDS encoding HD domain-containing protein, with translation MLLSRWASLGLDEALGQALVARWSEPHRRYHDLAHLEAVLSGVDLLAEHATDPNLVRLAAWYHDAVYQGAPDDEEQSALLAEAELPGVGLGAREVAEVARLVRLTAGHRTASGDRNGEVLCDADLAILGSARYWAYVDAVREEYRHVPDDAFRVGRAAVLRNLLALPSLYRTPLAQERWEVLARKNLVAELEARVTLL
- a CDS encoding enoyl-CoA hydratase/isomerase family protein; amino-acid sequence: MSEHLILTCDGPVATLTVDRPAKKNAISYEMWAAIPGIAARVRADDEARVLVIKGTEGTFSAGADISEFSTLRRDPAGARRYADAIEAATKALTGLAKPTIAAITGFCIGGGCELALACDLRIAATDARFGVTPSKLGIVFNLPSTKQLVDAVGPAWAKQILFTGDIIDADTALRIGLVNEVHAEPVKRAVELATTMASRSQVTIRGAKDIVGRIVDGRYEEDEEVHFMYSASVNSPDYAEGVSAFLEKRHPRF